The following coding sequences are from one Sciurus carolinensis chromosome 11, mSciCar1.2, whole genome shotgun sequence window:
- the Tpbgl gene encoding trophoblast glycoprotein-like yields MAPRAGQPGLWGPLLPGLLLVAAALSRPAAPCPFQCYCFGGPKLLLRCASGAELRQPPRDVPPDARNLTIVGANLTVLRAAAFAGGDADGEEAVATSVRLPFLTALRLTHNNIEVLEDGAFDGLPSLAALDLSHNPLRALGSGAFRGLPALRSLQLNHALARGGPALLDALDTALAPLTELRLLGLAGNALSRLPPAALHLPRLEQLDAHLNALTGLDPDELRALERDGGLPGPRLLLADNPLRCGCAARPLLAWLRNATERVPDARRLRCAAPRALLDRPLLDLDEARLRCADGDADSRGEEVEVTGPELEASYVFFGLVLALIGLIFLMVLYLNRRGIQRWMRNLREACRDQMEGYHYRYEQDADPRRAPATSAPAGSRATSPGSGL; encoded by the coding sequence ATGGCCCCGCGTGCGGGACAGCCAGGACTCTGGGGGCCGCTGCTGCCGGGACTGCTGCTCGTGGCGGCGGCGCTGAGCCGACCCGCCGCGCCCTGTCCCTTCCAGTGCTACTGCTTCGGCGGCCCCAAGCTGCTGTTGCGCTGCGCGTCGGGCGCAGAGCTCCGGCAGCCGCCGCGGGATGTGCCGCCCGACGCGCGCAATCTCACCATCGTGGGCGCCAACCTGACGGTGCTGCGCGCGGCCGCCTTCGCCGGCGGGGACGCGGACGGGGAGGAGGCTGTAGCGACCAGCGTGCGCCTGCCCTTCCTCACTGCGCTGCGCCTCACGCACAACAACATCGAAGTACTGGAGGACGGCGCCTTCGACGGGCTGCCCAGCCTAGCGGCGCTAGACCTGAGCCATAACCCGCTGCGCGCCCTGGGTAGCGGCGCCTTCCGCGGGCTGCCGGCGCTGCGCTCGCTACAGCTCAACCACGCGCTAGCGCGGGGCGGTCCCGCGCTCCTGGACGCGCTGGACACCGCGCTCGCCCCGTTGACCGAGCTGCGCCTCCTGGGCCTGGCGGGCAACGCGCTGAGCCGCCTGCCGCCCGCCGCGCTGCACCTGCCGCGTCTTGAGCAGCTGGACGCGCATCTCAACGCGCTGACCGGCCTGGACCCCGACGAGCTGCGTGCGCTGGAGCGCGATGGCGGCCTGCCCGGGCCGCGCCTGCTACTTGCCGACAACCCTCTGCGCTGCGGTTGCGCCGCGCGCCCCCTGCTGGCCTGGCTGCGCAACGCCACGGAGCGCGTACCCGACGCGCGCCGCCTGCGCTGCGCCGCCCCGCGGGCGCTGCTGGACCGGCCTCTGCTGGACCTGGACGAAGCGCGACTGCGTTGCGCGGATGGCGACGCCGACAGTCGTGGGGAAGAGGTGGAAGTCACTGGCCCGGAGCTGGAAGCCTCTTACGTCTTCTTCGGGCTGGTGCTGGCACTTATCGGCCTCATCTTCCTCATGGTGCTCTACCTAAACCGCCGCGGCATTCAGCGCTGGATGCGCAACTTGCGCGAGGCCTGCCGGGACCAGATGGAGGGCTACCACTACCGCTATGAGCAGGACGCCGACCCGCGTCGCGCACCCGCCACGTCTGCCCCTGCCGGCTCCCGAGCCACTTCGCCTGGCTCAGGCCTCTGA